From the genome of Muricauda sp. SCSIO 64092, one region includes:
- a CDS encoding WD40/YVTN/BNR-like repeat-containing protein, whose product MKKVVTLCLFVMTLGIFAQTAEEYFKPVKYRNIGPFRGGRSVCATGVVGDPMTYYMGTTGGGLWKTTDAGQHWDNISDGFFEMGSVGAVAVSASNPNIVYVGMGEHAPRGVMTSYGDGVYKSIDAGKTWKKMGLEATQHIARIVIHPTNPDVVYVAAQGALFGPNKERGIYKSTDGGKTWRNVLFVNELTGCSELSMDAHVPEVLYATLWHHQRKPNMVISGGEGSGVYKSVDGGETWKKIEKGLPKEKGKMAIAVSPANPNKVYALVESDSDKDKGGLFVSNNAGESWQMVSGDNRLTQRTWYYIEVFTDPNNENVVYVLSAPALRSIDGGKTWERLSGTHGDYHDLWINPNNSNNMVIANDGGAAISFNYGKRWSTQNIMPTAQFYRINVDNQFPYHIYGGQQDNTSVKIASLSLGRSSIGREDWTYSAGGESAFLAFDPDDPRYVMGGSYLGTINLLDTHSKASTKVMAAPIQYLGRAARDMKYLYNWNAPILWSKHEPGTFYHCAQLVLRTRDNGVTWEEISPDLTRDQDDKQGNGGGPYTNEAVGAENYGTIAYMVESPHEKGVFYTGSDDGLVHITKNGGQSWDNVTPKGLAECLVNAVEVSPHDPATVYIATTRYKFNDYAPAVYRSTNYGQTWTNISSGIPYGSFTRAIREDQDRKGQLYVGTEKGIYVSWNNGQEWEPLQLNLPRTPILDLKVHQGDLVVATSGRSFWILDDLGTLAQYEKPKKQAFLYQPEPAYNGAWGSALNRNSDGFTGSQAFTGVNPANGMVLYYELPKLSDSTEIEMEILDATGKLVNRFSSKKDTKYKRYDGGPPPAPILDKKEGLNRFVWDMGHALMPGIMDTYIEASYRGHRAIPGEYTVRLKVDGKVLETKGIIKEVPSYETNPDQYKAYDAFMDKAESALTEMHHMVNTLFKAKQQLKTVLEKMQGQDLKKEGKALMEELEAWDMEMVQRKSKAYDDVENFPNKFTAEYLFLINATNSSIPRVNQSSVDRKAELDGQWSALKQRGEAFINAKIPAYNKKLWEAGIGAVQL is encoded by the coding sequence ATGAAAAAAGTAGTTACCCTTTGCCTTTTCGTAATGACCCTAGGCATTTTTGCCCAAACGGCGGAAGAGTATTTTAAACCGGTAAAATATCGAAATATTGGTCCTTTTAGGGGAGGGCGTTCCGTTTGCGCCACAGGTGTGGTGGGAGACCCCATGACCTACTATATGGGAACTACGGGGGGTGGACTTTGGAAGACCACCGATGCCGGGCAGCATTGGGACAACATATCGGATGGCTTTTTTGAAATGGGTTCCGTTGGGGCGGTCGCCGTTTCGGCCTCAAACCCCAATATCGTCTATGTGGGCATGGGGGAACATGCGCCCAGGGGCGTTATGACTTCCTATGGTGATGGGGTATACAAATCCATAGATGCGGGGAAAACCTGGAAAAAAATGGGTCTGGAAGCCACCCAACATATTGCACGGATCGTTATCCATCCCACAAATCCCGATGTGGTCTACGTAGCGGCCCAAGGGGCACTTTTTGGACCCAACAAGGAACGGGGCATTTACAAATCGACAGATGGGGGCAAGACCTGGAGAAACGTACTTTTTGTCAATGAATTGACCGGTTGTTCGGAACTTTCCATGGACGCCCATGTGCCGGAAGTATTGTATGCCACCCTTTGGCACCATCAGCGCAAACCGAATATGGTCATTAGTGGTGGGGAAGGAAGTGGGGTCTACAAATCCGTTGATGGGGGAGAGACGTGGAAAAAGATAGAAAAGGGACTTCCCAAAGAAAAGGGGAAAATGGCCATAGCCGTCAGCCCGGCCAATCCCAATAAGGTGTATGCCTTGGTAGAGAGCGATTCCGATAAGGATAAAGGAGGCTTGTTCGTTTCCAACAACGCAGGGGAAAGTTGGCAAATGGTAAGTGGGGATAACCGTTTAACGCAAAGGACATGGTACTACATTGAAGTTTTTACGGACCCTAACAATGAAAACGTGGTCTATGTGTTGAGCGCTCCGGCCCTGCGCTCCATTGATGGCGGCAAAACCTGGGAGCGGCTTTCCGGAACGCATGGGGATTACCATGACCTGTGGATCAATCCAAACAACTCCAACAATATGGTGATCGCCAATGATGGGGGTGCTGCCATTAGCTTCAATTATGGTAAGCGTTGGTCTACACAGAACATCATGCCCACGGCACAGTTTTATCGTATTAATGTCGATAACCAGTTCCCCTACCATATTTATGGGGGGCAGCAGGACAATACTTCGGTCAAAATAGCCAGCCTTTCCCTGGGCAGATCAAGTATTGGTCGCGAAGACTGGACGTATTCCGCCGGTGGGGAGAGCGCCTTTTTGGCTTTCGATCCGGATGATCCAAGATACGTTATGGGGGGCAGTTATTTGGGGACCATTAACCTATTGGACACCCATTCCAAAGCTTCTACTAAAGTCATGGCAGCGCCGATTCAATATTTGGGACGGGCGGCCAGGGATATGAAATACCTTTACAATTGGAATGCACCGATCTTATGGTCAAAACATGAACCGGGTACTTTTTATCACTGTGCACAATTGGTGCTTCGCACCCGGGACAATGGGGTGACCTGGGAGGAAATCTCCCCGGACCTTACTAGGGATCAGGATGACAAACAGGGAAATGGAGGGGGACCTTATACCAACGAGGCCGTAGGGGCCGAAAATTATGGTACCATAGCCTATATGGTGGAATCACCCCATGAAAAAGGTGTTTTTTATACAGGAAGTGACGATGGCTTGGTGCATATCACAAAAAATGGTGGGCAAAGCTGGGACAATGTTACCCCAAAAGGTTTGGCAGAGTGCCTGGTCAATGCCGTGGAAGTATCTCCCCACGACCCCGCAACCGTTTATATTGCGACAACACGCTACAAGTTCAATGATTATGCCCCTGCCGTGTACAGGTCCACCAATTATGGACAGACCTGGACCAATATCAGTTCGGGGATTCCCTATGGGTCCTTTACCCGTGCGATCCGTGAGGATCAAGATCGAAAGGGACAGTTGTATGTAGGAACCGAAAAAGGGATATATGTATCCTGGAACAATGGACAGGAGTGGGAACCCCTGCAATTGAACCTGCCCAGGACCCCGATTCTGGATCTTAAGGTCCATCAAGGGGATTTGGTTGTGGCCACTTCGGGAAGATCCTTTTGGATTTTGGATGACCTCGGTACCTTGGCGCAATACGAAAAGCCAAAAAAGCAGGCGTTTTTGTATCAACCCGAACCCGCTTACAATGGGGCATGGGGAAGCGCCTTGAATCGGAATTCCGACGGTTTTACAGGAAGTCAGGCCTTTACTGGCGTAAATCCGGCCAATGGAATGGTGCTGTATTATGAGTTGCCCAAGCTATCGGATTCCACCGAAATTGAGATGGAGATTCTGGATGCTACGGGAAAACTGGTGAACCGGTTTTCCTCAAAAAAGGATACGAAGTACAAACGCTATGACGGTGGGCCACCACCTGCCCCGATTTTGGACAAAAAAGAAGGACTGAATCGGTTTGTATGGGATATGGGCCATGCACTGATGCCCGGTATAATGGACACCTATATTGAAGCGAGTTATCGAGGTCACCGAGCCATCCCTGGGGAGTATACCGTCCGCTTAAAAGTGGATGGAAAGGTATTGGAAACCAAAGGGATCATTAAGGAAGTGCCATCCTACGAAACCAACCCAGATCAGTACAAAGCCTATGATGCCTTTATGGACAAGGCCGAAAGTGCACTTACCGAAATGCATCATATGGTGAATACACTCTTTAAAGCAAAGCAGCAGTTAAAAACGGTTCTGGAAAAAATGCAGGGCCAGGACCTCAAAAAAGAAGGAAAAGCCCTAATGGAAGAATTGGAGGCATGGGATATGGAGATGGTACAGCGAAAATCCAAAGCCTATGACGATGTGGAGAACTTTCCCAATAAATTTACGGCGGAGTATCTTTTTTTGATCAATGCCACAAACAGTTCCATTCCAAGGGTGAATCAATCTTCCGTGGATAGAAAAGCGGAACTGGATGGACAATGG
- a CDS encoding MutS-related protein, with translation MNDPQAFYKKQLVEHGKSLTALKTKLNASSVLRLVLFLGIISAIYLSWSQTNVLLGILVFAIPLFVLLVVRHQKLKYQRDVIQNLQLQNKRELNVLNHEYYGLPDGKGYQDATHAFSQDIDLFGRGSFFQYCNRTALKSGSDLLAATMLSNDINNIVQKQEAIQELSKIPEWRQHFTAVGSLVRTEVDSDTVVRWLGGYRPFVPSAMHGMSIGFSLLSLLVWASYFLGYVSGYAVFGVFLLGLAITGAFLPKINQLSAQTTKAQSTLRQYAKLLQLLEQHKFASEVLKSRRNAVATEGNSSSSILKKFSRVLDALDQRNNLIIGILGNGFLLRDLFVSKSIEDWISSYKEQIPKWFATIAFFDAYNSLGNYAFNHPNHSFPKIEESNYVLRSKAAAHPLLKVDVAVANPISIAKEEFFIITGANMAGKSTFLRTVGLQLVMANMGLPVCAEQASYSPIKLITSMRTTDSLTNDESYFFSELKRLKYIIDTIAEEPYFIILDEILKGTNSTDKAAGSKKFIERLVGLRTTGLIATHDLSLCEVADSLKTVKNYYFDAQIVNDELFFDYTFKEGVCENMNASFLLHKMGIVD, from the coding sequence ATGAACGACCCCCAGGCCTTTTATAAAAAACAGTTGGTGGAACACGGGAAAAGCCTAACGGCTTTGAAAACCAAATTGAATGCTTCCAGTGTGCTGCGCCTAGTGTTGTTTTTAGGGATTATCAGCGCGATATATTTGAGTTGGTCCCAAACGAATGTGCTTTTGGGCATATTGGTTTTTGCCATTCCCCTGTTTGTGCTTTTGGTGGTTCGTCATCAAAAATTGAAATACCAACGGGATGTAATTCAAAATCTGCAGCTTCAAAACAAAAGGGAGCTCAATGTCCTGAACCATGAGTATTACGGACTACCGGATGGCAAGGGTTATCAGGATGCCACACATGCATTCAGTCAGGATATCGATTTATTTGGTAGGGGATCCTTCTTTCAATATTGCAATCGTACTGCCTTAAAAAGTGGGTCCGATCTGTTGGCCGCTACAATGCTCTCCAATGATATCAACAACATTGTACAAAAGCAGGAAGCCATTCAGGAGCTATCCAAAATACCGGAATGGCGGCAACATTTTACGGCGGTTGGCTCTTTGGTAAGGACGGAAGTGGACTCGGACACCGTGGTGCGGTGGTTGGGCGGGTACCGACCCTTTGTCCCCTCAGCCATGCACGGGATGAGTATTGGATTTTCCCTGCTTTCCCTCTTAGTTTGGGCTTCCTACTTTTTGGGGTACGTTTCCGGCTATGCGGTATTTGGGGTTTTCTTGTTGGGCTTGGCCATTACGGGGGCCTTTTTGCCCAAAATCAACCAACTGTCCGCCCAAACTACAAAAGCCCAGAGTACCTTAAGGCAATATGCCAAGCTGTTGCAGCTGTTGGAGCAGCACAAATTTGCATCGGAAGTTTTGAAAAGCAGAAGAAATGCCGTGGCCACTGAAGGAAATTCCAGTTCCTCCATTCTAAAAAAGTTCTCCAGGGTTTTGGATGCCCTCGACCAACGGAACAATCTGATCATCGGTATTTTGGGGAATGGTTTTCTACTTCGGGACCTGTTTGTTTCAAAATCCATTGAGGATTGGATTTCGTCCTACAAGGAACAAATTCCAAAATGGTTTGCGACCATTGCATTTTTTGATGCCTACAATAGCCTGGGCAATTATGCCTTTAACCATCCCAACCATAGCTTTCCCAAAATCGAGGAATCGAACTATGTGTTACGAAGTAAGGCCGCCGCCCATCCCTTGTTAAAAGTGGATGTTGCCGTGGCAAACCCCATTTCCATTGCCAAAGAGGAATTCTTTATTATTACAGGGGCCAATATGGCGGGGAAGAGCACTTTTTTGCGTACCGTGGGGCTGCAATTGGTCATGGCCAATATGGGACTGCCCGTTTGTGCGGAGCAGGCAAGCTATAGCCCCATAAAACTGATTACCAGTATGCGGACAACCGATAGCCTGACCAATGATGAAAGCTATTTCTTTAGTGAATTGAAACGATTGAAATACATTATCGATACTATTGCCGAGGAACCCTATTTTATTATCCTGGATGAAATTTTAAAGGGAACCAATAGTACGGATAAGGCCGCGGGATCTAAAAAATTTATTGAACGATTGGTGGGTTTGCGGACTACGGGACTCATTGCCACACATGATTTGAGCCTTTGTGAGGTCGCCGACAGTTTAAAAACGGTAAAGAATTATTATTTTGATGCTCAAATAGTTAATGACGAACTCTTTTTTGATTATACCTTTAAAGAAGGCGTCTGCGAAAATATGAACGCCAGTTTTTTACTCCATAAGATGGGGATTGTAGATTGA
- a CDS encoding WD40/YVTN/BNR-like repeat-containing protein — translation MKPLLTKAGITLLALCLFTITGESQRRKKGQTAPEIPADLYSSMEYRLVGPFRGGRSAAVTGVPGNPNLFYFGATGGGVWKTLNGGRSWENISDGYFGGSIGAVEVAKSDANVIYVGGGEKTLRGNVSSGYGIWKTVDAGKTWEKAGLEKSRHVPRIRVHPTDYNTVYAAVLGNIYKPTKERGVYKSTDGGKSWKQILFVNDQSGAVDLTFDPNNPRILYASTWRAQRTPYSLSSGGEGSALWKSTDSGDTWTEISKNEGFPKDTLGIIGVSVSPVNSERVFAIVEHKEKGGLYRSDDGGKKWTQVNSERKLRQRAWYYTRVYADTEDKDVVYVLNVRYHKSTDGGKTFNTFNAPHGDHHDLWIAPENSQRMIIGDDGGAQVSYDGGETWSTYYNQPTAQFYRVTTDNAFPYRIYVAQQDNSTVRINHRSDGGGIGEEDWERTAGGESAHIAVDPANNDIVYGGSYGGFLTRVNHDVGTVRGINVWPDNPMGYGAEGMKYRFQWNFPIIFSKHDPKKLYTFSNHVHLSTNEGQSWTRLSDDLTRNDPTKLVSSGGPITQDNTGVEYYCTIFAAQESPLKEGLLWVGSDDGLIHITQDGGQNWENVTPSGMPEWMMINSVEPSAFDEGTCYVAGTRYKLGDFTPYLYKTTDYGKTWTKITNGIENEHFTRVVREDPKRKGLLYAGTETGMYISFNDGAKWEKFQLNLPIVPITDLVLKDNNLVVATQGRSVWIIDDLTVLHQLNSNDSGAKMKLFAPKDSYRTKGTARPKDKPSLTEGQNHPAGVITHFYLKDFDKEKDTVQLTYLSRSGDTLANFSTKAKDKKKQLTLEKGGNTHNWDTRGKGAERLKGMILWWANLNGAKAVPGDYQVSLNVNGAVQTENFIILPDPRAEVSVTDMQKQYDFITSINETVDKAHQSIKKIRKINEKLDAFTKQYADDEATKSLVEKAKKMKEGFGDIEKALYQTKNRSNQDPLNFPIRLTNKLAHLNSLVSLDDFPPTEQDIAVKNEMTTKINAQLKNFDALVDEEMKAFNSEFNRLGLEYLSITEE, via the coding sequence ATGAAACCGCTATTGACCAAAGCAGGCATCACCTTGCTTGCCCTCTGTTTATTTACCATTACCGGGGAATCCCAAAGACGAAAGAAAGGCCAAACCGCACCGGAAATCCCCGCCGATTTGTATTCCAGTATGGAGTACCGCCTGGTGGGTCCTTTTCGTGGGGGTCGGTCCGCGGCGGTAACCGGGGTTCCTGGAAATCCCAATCTCTTCTATTTTGGCGCAACCGGGGGAGGGGTCTGGAAGACCTTAAATGGCGGCCGATCCTGGGAAAACATTTCGGATGGATATTTCGGCGGAAGTATCGGAGCGGTGGAAGTTGCCAAAAGCGATGCCAACGTCATTTATGTTGGGGGAGGTGAAAAAACATTGCGCGGCAATGTATCCAGTGGTTATGGTATTTGGAAAACCGTGGACGCGGGAAAAACCTGGGAAAAAGCCGGATTGGAAAAAAGTAGGCATGTCCCTCGAATTCGGGTGCATCCCACGGATTACAATACGGTATATGCCGCAGTTTTGGGAAATATTTACAAACCGACCAAAGAACGGGGGGTGTATAAAAGTACGGATGGGGGCAAGAGCTGGAAGCAGATCCTTTTTGTCAACGACCAATCTGGAGCGGTGGATCTGACCTTTGACCCCAATAATCCAAGGATTTTATATGCTTCCACCTGGCGTGCCCAGCGCACCCCGTACTCACTGAGTAGTGGGGGTGAGGGTTCCGCCCTTTGGAAGAGTACGGATAGCGGCGATACCTGGACCGAGATTTCAAAGAATGAAGGCTTTCCCAAAGATACCCTGGGAATCATAGGGGTTTCCGTTTCCCCAGTGAATTCAGAACGCGTATTTGCCATTGTGGAGCACAAGGAAAAGGGAGGCTTGTATCGCTCGGATGATGGTGGAAAAAAATGGACGCAGGTCAACAGCGAACGAAAATTGCGTCAACGGGCATGGTATTACACCCGTGTATATGCCGATACCGAAGATAAGGATGTGGTTTATGTGTTGAACGTACGTTACCACAAATCCACCGATGGCGGAAAAACCTTCAATACCTTTAATGCCCCGCACGGGGATCATCACGATCTGTGGATTGCCCCGGAAAACAGCCAACGGATGATCATTGGTGATGATGGTGGCGCACAGGTGAGCTATGATGGTGGGGAAACCTGGAGTACTTATTACAACCAACCCACGGCACAGTTTTACCGGGTGACCACGGACAATGCATTTCCCTATCGTATTTATGTGGCCCAACAGGATAACAGCACCGTACGGATCAACCATCGTTCCGATGGCGGAGGTATCGGTGAGGAGGATTGGGAGCGTACCGCTGGCGGGGAGAGCGCCCATATTGCCGTAGACCCCGCCAATAACGATATTGTCTATGGAGGCAGTTATGGCGGGTTTCTGACCCGGGTAAACCATGATGTGGGAACCGTTCGCGGTATCAACGTATGGCCCGATAACCCCATGGGCTATGGCGCCGAAGGCATGAAATATCGTTTTCAGTGGAACTTCCCCATTATTTTCAGTAAGCATGACCCCAAAAAACTATATACCTTCAGTAACCATGTACATTTAAGTACAAATGAAGGACAGAGCTGGACGCGATTGAGTGATGACCTCACCCGAAACGATCCCACCAAATTGGTCAGCAGTGGTGGGCCAATTACCCAGGACAATACGGGAGTGGAATACTACTGTACCATTTTTGCGGCCCAGGAAAGCCCATTAAAAGAAGGGTTGCTATGGGTTGGTAGTGACGATGGACTTATCCATATCACCCAGGACGGAGGGCAAAATTGGGAGAATGTAACCCCGTCGGGAATGCCGGAATGGATGATGATCAACAGCGTGGAACCTTCCGCTTTTGACGAGGGCACCTGCTATGTGGCCGGCACCCGTTACAAATTGGGGGATTTTACACCCTATCTCTACAAAACCACGGATTACGGAAAAACCTGGACGAAAATCACCAACGGAATCGAAAATGAACATTTTACCCGTGTTGTCCGCGAAGATCCCAAGCGCAAAGGATTGTTGTACGCCGGCACGGAAACAGGGATGTACATTTCCTTTAACGATGGGGCCAAATGGGAGAAATTCCAATTGAACCTGCCCATTGTACCCATTACGGATTTGGTCCTAAAGGACAATAATTTGGTGGTGGCCACACAGGGGCGTAGCGTTTGGATCATTGACGATTTAACGGTATTGCACCAGTTGAATTCCAATGATTCGGGAGCAAAAATGAAACTATTTGCCCCCAAGGATTCCTATCGAACCAAAGGAACGGCAAGACCAAAGGACAAACCCAGTTTGACCGAAGGCCAAAACCATCCCGCGGGAGTGATCACCCATTTTTACCTTAAGGATTTTGATAAGGAAAAGGATACGGTACAATTGACCTATTTAAGTAGGTCTGGGGATACCCTGGCCAATTTCAGTACCAAGGCCAAGGACAAGAAAAAACAATTGACCCTGGAAAAAGGCGGTAATACCCACAATTGGGATACCCGTGGCAAAGGGGCGGAACGCCTAAAGGGAATGATTTTATGGTGGGCCAATCTTAATGGGGCAAAAGCAGTTCCGGGAGATTATCAGGTGAGCCTAAATGTCAATGGTGCGGTGCAGACCGAAAACTTTATCATACTTCCCGATCCAAGGGCCGAAGTTTCCGTAACCGATATGCAAAAGCAATACGATTTCATTACCAGTATCAACGAGACGGTGGACAAAGCCCACCAATCCATTAAGAAGATTCGAAAGATCAATGAAAAACTGGATGCTTTTACCAAACAATATGCGGATGATGAGGCGACCAAATCCTTGGTGGAAAAGGCCAAAAAAATGAAGGAAGGCTTTGGGGATATTGAAAAAGCACTCTACCAAACCAAAAATAGGAGTAACCAGGACCCACTGAACTTTCCGATCCGACTGACCAATAAATTGGCGCATTTAAACAGCTTGGTAAGTTTGGATGATTTTCCGCCAACGGAGCAGGATATTGCCGTAAAGAATGAAATGACCACAAAGATCAATGCACAACTAAAGAACTTTGATGCCTTGGTCGATGAAGAAATGAAGGCTTTCAATTCCGAATTCAACAGGCTTGGGTTGGAATATTTAAGCATAACGGAGGAGTAA
- a CDS encoding DUF1080 domain-containing protein — MYKYLFLLSLLFVSISCKENSKSHGEAIENKVAEEQKSEWTYLFDGTSLDGWRGYGMDALPPGWTIKDSTLTFDTELGLEQNYTGGKDIIYGDEEFDNFELYLEWKLPEGGNSGIFYHVKEGYDGPPVVSPEYQLIDDENYASIHDLTAYNEQFGAEHPELLQDWQKTGADYAMHVADESQKELNPVGEWNSSKIVFTPEKVEHWLNGKKLLEFEPWSADWNEKKNSGKWDNAPDYGKYKSGYIALQDHASPIWFRNIKIKKL; from the coding sequence ATGTATAAGTACCTTTTTTTACTATCGCTTTTATTCGTTTCGATATCCTGTAAAGAAAACAGCAAATCCCATGGGGAAGCTATTGAAAATAAGGTTGCGGAAGAACAAAAGTCGGAATGGACGTATCTGTTTGATGGAACCAGCCTGGACGGTTGGCGGGGCTACGGCATGGATGCCCTTCCCCCAGGGTGGACCATTAAGGACAGCACCCTGACCTTTGACACGGAACTGGGCCTAGAACAAAATTATACGGGCGGTAAGGATATCATTTATGGCGATGAGGAGTTCGACAATTTTGAACTATATCTGGAATGGAAACTCCCCGAAGGCGGAAACAGCGGTATATTCTACCATGTGAAAGAGGGCTATGACGGCCCTCCCGTGGTGTCCCCGGAATATCAGCTGATCGACGATGAGAATTATGCCAGCATCCATGACCTAACGGCATACAACGAACAATTTGGGGCGGAACATCCCGAATTATTGCAGGACTGGCAGAAGACAGGAGCCGATTATGCCATGCATGTTGCCGATGAATCCCAAAAGGAACTGAACCCCGTTGGCGAGTGGAATTCCTCTAAAATTGTGTTCACTCCCGAAAAAGTGGAACATTGGCTCAATGGGAAAAAGTTACTGGAATTTGAACCCTGGTCGGCCGATTGGAACGAAAAGAAGAATTCGGGAAAGTGGGATAATGCGCCTGATTATGGGAAATACAAATCCGGCTATATTGCCCTTCAAGACCATGCCAGTCCGATCTGGTTCAGAAATATTAAAATCAAAAAATTATAA
- a CDS encoding Gfo/Idh/MocA family protein → MNKRDFLKKTGIGVLGAMAAPSLLKAHTMGPNDRLRTAHIGVGNMGGEDLRDISSHPKVDVVALCDVDAINLSAARKLHPKARVFFDYRVMLDEMKDEIDAVIVSTPDHTHAPASLLAMKMGKNVYCQKPLTHYVAESRAMKKMAAEKNLVTQMGIQVHSFYDYKLATLLIQDGIIGKVHTVHAWSPKSWGYNGSEPEGEDPVPAQLDWNLWLGTSAKRPYKEGYYHPGNWRKLMDYGCGTLGDMGVHIFDTPYNALNLDVPMTVKNECREPNGFGFPENNIVTYEFPGTDYTGKTLKWIWYDGPGMPPAHEDLVLPGAKDMAKSKQKTKNDISLDAGVAEEGQLPEQGAMFVGTKGRLLLPHFMQLPKKIVRGKYVDISKDIAKHNLGEPIRNYASEGPKHYHQFVDACLGKGECTAPFAYAARLTETILLGVIAGRFPNQTLHWDAATAQFAETEANQYLAGDYREF, encoded by the coding sequence ATGAACAAACGCGATTTTCTAAAAAAGACCGGAATTGGAGTGCTGGGCGCCATGGCGGCCCCTTCCTTGCTTAAAGCACATACTATGGGCCCAAACGACCGATTACGAACCGCACATATTGGTGTAGGAAATATGGGGGGAGAAGACCTTAGGGATATTTCATCCCATCCAAAAGTGGATGTAGTCGCACTTTGTGATGTGGATGCCATCAACCTTTCAGCGGCGCGCAAGTTGCATCCCAAAGCCCGGGTCTTTTTTGATTATCGGGTGATGCTGGATGAGATGAAGGACGAAATTGATGCCGTAATCGTTTCCACTCCAGACCATACCCATGCACCAGCTTCCTTATTGGCCATGAAAATGGGAAAAAACGTATACTGTCAAAAACCCTTGACCCATTATGTGGCGGAATCCCGCGCCATGAAAAAAATGGCTGCGGAGAAAAATCTGGTCACCCAAATGGGGATTCAGGTACATTCCTTTTACGATTACAAACTGGCCACCTTGTTGATCCAGGATGGCATTATTGGCAAAGTACATACCGTACATGCCTGGAGTCCAAAATCGTGGGGGTATAACGGTTCGGAACCGGAAGGGGAAGACCCCGTACCTGCGCAGTTGGACTGGAACCTGTGGTTGGGGACCTCCGCAAAACGCCCGTACAAGGAAGGATATTACCATCCGGGCAACTGGCGTAAATTAATGGATTACGGCTGCGGTACCCTGGGTGATATGGGCGTCCATATTTTTGATACGCCGTATAATGCCCTTAATTTAGATGTGCCCATGACCGTTAAAAACGAGTGTCGCGAACCCAACGGTTTTGGTTTTCCCGAAAATAATATCGTTACCTATGAATTCCCGGGAACGGACTATACCGGAAAGACCTTAAAATGGATTTGGTATGATGGCCCCGGCATGCCTCCTGCCCATGAGGATTTGGTGCTTCCGGGAGCAAAAGACATGGCGAAATCGAAACAAAAGACAAAAAATGACATTTCCCTGGATGCCGGAGTGGCCGAAGAAGGGCAACTCCCCGAACAAGGCGCCATGTTTGTAGGGACCAAAGGTCGACTGTTGTTGCCCCATTTTATGCAATTGCCCAAGAAAATAGTTCGGGGCAAATATGTGGATATTTCCAAGGATATTGCCAAACACAATTTGGGGGAACCCATCCGCAATTATGCCAGTGAAGGCCCAAAACACTACCACCAATTTGTGGATGCCTGTTTGGGCAAAGGGGAATGTACCGCACCTTTTGCGTATGCGGCCCGACTTACGGAAACCATCCTTTTAGGGGTGATTGCAGGACGCTTTCCCAACCAGACACTACATTGGGATGCCGCCACGGCACAGTTTGCGGAAACCGAGGCCAATCAGTATTTGGCTGGGGACTATCGGGAGTTTTAA
- a CDS encoding GIY-YIG nuclease family protein: protein MTRPQTIQIFLPDGSPRSVKIAEITNRVVKAILVPRNKLEYISTRRELKNVGIYFLFGESEEKAKPIVYIGEAEDCLDRLKQQNKQRDFWNYAVAMVSKTNAFTKAHVKYLEHIAIKLAIDSNTYGTENGTLPSTPFITESMEADLLDSFDTIKILLSTLGFPLYEKVDKSLINEKELLFINGREVKAEGDLIDDGFVVFKGSQAKKDTVPSCHQYLITLRQNLISAEILVDKGSYYHFEKNYIFNSPSTAGGVVLGRSTNGWKKWKNKEGKTLDELKRH from the coding sequence TTGACCCGACCACAAACCATCCAGATTTTTTTACCCGACGGCTCACCGCGAAGTGTAAAGATTGCTGAAATTACCAATCGCGTAGTCAAAGCTATTCTTGTACCAAGAAATAAGTTGGAATACATCTCTACAAGACGAGAACTAAAAAACGTAGGTATCTATTTTCTTTTCGGAGAATCAGAAGAAAAGGCAAAACCAATAGTCTACATTGGAGAAGCCGAGGACTGTCTAGATAGGTTAAAGCAACAAAACAAACAGAGAGATTTCTGGAATTATGCAGTTGCAATGGTTTCCAAGACCAATGCATTCACTAAAGCCCATGTAAAATATCTAGAACATATTGCTATAAAACTGGCAATAGATTCTAATACCTATGGGACAGAAAATGGCACTCTACCTAGTACACCATTCATAACAGAGTCTATGGAGGCCGATTTGCTGGATAGCTTTGATACCATTAAGATTTTGCTATCTACGTTGGGATTTCCGTTATATGAAAAAGTGGATAAATCTCTTATAAATGAAAAAGAATTGCTTTTCATCAATGGGAGAGAAGTCAAAGCAGAAGGTGATTTAATAGATGATGGCTTTGTTGTATTTAAAGGATCGCAGGCTAAAAAAGATACTGTCCCCAGTTGTCATCAATATTTAATTACCCTTCGGCAAAACCTCATTTCAGCTGAAATTTTGGTTGACAAAGGTTCCTACTATCATTTTGAGAAAAATTACATTTTCAACTCCCCAAGTACCGCGGGAGGAGTAGTTTTAGGGAGGTCGACCAATGGTTGGAAAAAATGGAAAAACAAAGAAGGAAAAACATTGGATGAACTTAAACGCCACTAA